The Kitasatospora setae KM-6054 genome contains a region encoding:
- a CDS encoding amino acid ABC transporter permease, whose amino-acid sequence MTDTTLVAPGDETHRPSARQQERTAYRRARDRRNTWISVTCTVAFAAVVVGGALASPGWESFRATFLDGHQFTGNFGSVLNGFWLNVRMFLAAEAAVLVLGLGLALLRVTTAPWLLPLRATAALYVDVFRGVPTMLLIFLIGFGVPAMQLQGTPKSPVVLGAIALVVSYTAYVAEVFRAGLTSVHPAQHNAARALGLSRQQTMRSVVLPQAVRNVLPALLNDFIALQKDTALVAVLGPLEALRVAQIAADSEFNYTPYLCAAVMFIAVTIPMTRYADWLERRRVERTRAEAAR is encoded by the coding sequence ATGACCGACACGACGCTCGTCGCCCCCGGCGACGAGACCCACCGCCCCAGCGCCCGCCAGCAGGAGCGGACCGCCTACCGGCGGGCCCGCGACCGGCGCAACACCTGGATATCCGTCACCTGCACCGTCGCCTTCGCCGCGGTCGTGGTGGGCGGCGCCCTCGCCTCGCCCGGCTGGGAGAGCTTCCGGGCCACCTTCCTGGACGGCCACCAGTTCACCGGCAACTTCGGCTCGGTGCTGAACGGCTTCTGGCTGAACGTCCGGATGTTCCTGGCGGCCGAGGCGGCCGTCCTCGTCCTCGGCCTGGGCCTCGCCCTGCTCCGGGTCACCACCGCCCCCTGGCTGCTGCCGCTGCGCGCGACCGCCGCCCTGTACGTCGACGTGTTCCGCGGCGTGCCGACCATGCTGCTGATCTTCCTGATCGGCTTCGGCGTGCCCGCCATGCAGCTCCAGGGGACCCCGAAGTCGCCGGTGGTGCTCGGCGCGATCGCGCTGGTGGTCTCCTACACCGCGTACGTGGCGGAGGTCTTCCGGGCCGGCCTCACCAGCGTCCACCCGGCCCAGCACAACGCCGCCCGCGCGCTCGGGCTGAGCAGGCAGCAGACCATGCGCAGCGTGGTGCTCCCGCAGGCCGTCCGCAACGTGCTGCCGGCGCTGCTCAACGACTTCATCGCGCTGCAGAAGGACACCGCGCTGGTCGCGGTCCTCGGCCCGCTGGAGGCCCTGCGGGTGGCGCAGATCGCGGCCGACTCCGAGTTCAACTACACCCCCTACCTGTGCGCGGCCGTGATGTTCATCGCCGTCACCATCCCGATGACCCGGTACGCCGACTGGCTGGAACGCCGCCGGGTCGAGCGCACCCGCGCGGAGGCCGCCCGATGA
- a CDS encoding amino acid ABC transporter ATP-binding protein, whose amino-acid sequence MTTTTAPLLRIRGLRKEYGGRPVLRSIDLDVSEHQVVCLIGGSGSGKSTLLRCVDLLDEVDDGTVHLGDTELTDPRLDPDRARRRIGIVFQAYNLFPHLTVLDNITLAPRKVHGVKRREAETHARELLARLGLSDKAGDYPDRLSGGQQQRAAIARALATEPELLLFDEITSALDPELVGEVLDVVTDLKQRGLTILMATHEMGFARHAADRVCYLEDGVIREQGPAEQVLTDPRHESTRRFLARVLDRKEI is encoded by the coding sequence ATGACCACCACCACCGCACCCCTGCTGCGGATCCGCGGCCTGCGCAAGGAGTACGGCGGCCGCCCGGTGCTGCGCTCCATCGACCTGGACGTCTCCGAGCACCAGGTCGTCTGCCTGATCGGCGGCTCCGGCTCCGGCAAGTCCACCCTGCTGCGCTGCGTCGACCTGCTGGACGAGGTCGACGACGGCACCGTCCACCTCGGCGACACCGAACTCACCGACCCGCGCCTGGACCCGGACCGGGCCCGCCGCCGGATCGGCATCGTCTTCCAGGCCTACAACCTCTTCCCGCACCTGACCGTGCTGGACAACATCACCCTGGCCCCGCGCAAGGTCCACGGCGTCAAACGCCGCGAGGCGGAGACGCACGCCCGCGAACTCCTGGCCCGGCTCGGGCTCTCCGACAAGGCCGGCGACTACCCCGACCGGCTCTCCGGCGGCCAGCAGCAGCGGGCGGCCATCGCCCGCGCCCTCGCCACCGAACCCGAACTGCTCCTCTTCGACGAGATCACCTCGGCCCTCGACCCGGAACTCGTCGGCGAAGTGCTGGACGTGGTCACCGACCTGAAGCAGCGCGGCCTGACCATCCTGATGGCCACCCACGAAATGGGATTCGCCCGCCACGCCGCGGACCGGGTCTGCTACCTGGAGGACGGCGTCATCCGCGAACAGGGCCCGGCCGAACAGGTCCTGACCGACCCCCGGCACGAATCCACCCGCCGCTTCCTCGCCCGGGTCCTCGACCGCAAGGAGATCTGA
- a CDS encoding NUDIX domain-containing protein, protein MINRVRPGVDPYQVLVGGGVEDEDSGLEAALLREVREEIAGEATDLRPFHRFESDKGETEHFYTARVTAWNFDDRSGPEFSRDDRGEYLFEEVPLTAEAVGALNLMPPQIKAALLAAVDGGALPAAA, encoded by the coding sequence GTGATCAATCGTGTCCGCCCCGGCGTCGACCCCTACCAGGTTCTCGTCGGCGGCGGTGTCGAAGACGAGGACAGCGGACTGGAAGCCGCCCTGCTGCGCGAGGTCCGGGAGGAGATCGCCGGTGAGGCCACGGACCTGCGCCCCTTCCACCGGTTCGAGAGCGACAAGGGCGAGACCGAGCACTTCTACACCGCCCGCGTCACCGCCTGGAACTTCGACGACCGCAGCGGCCCCGAGTTCTCCCGCGACGACCGGGGCGAGTACCTGTTCGAAGAAGTCCCGCTCACGGCCGAAGCCGTCGGTGCGCTGAACCTGATGCCCCCGCAGATCAAGGCCGCACTGCTGGCCGCCGTGGACGGGGGCGCCCTGCCCGCCGCGGCGTAG
- a CDS encoding methyltransferase domain-containing protein translates to MDDAAVRAAAEARRRLDEEMAAGGLWPRRSPWIRDAVARLPRDEFAPERLWDWDGRAWQPVDRDSDPDRWLELLYGDPHRAAATQVTEGRPTSSVSAQALVVDMLDSLRLEPGRRVLELGTSPSAWNAALLAHRAGPGRVTTVEVDPGLAAAGAARLKAAGLDVEAIAGDGGLGHPAGAPYDRVVATYAVERVPWAWIEQTRPGGHLVVPWGRLGHAALTVAPDHTHATGWMQGLAQFMPDRTTTPTGPRDFTAVRAHTPPSGPEQHTTRDPEHLRTDWGLLFHLRVALPELTITTAVDQDGTSAWIHDSAESWTTLSTTPDGTYRTQGGPRHLADLLDDAWTRWEQLGRPTGYDYGMTVTPDRQWIWHADPDNGPRWPDPT, encoded by the coding sequence GTGGACGATGCCGCTGTCCGAGCCGCCGCCGAGGCCAGACGGCGGCTGGATGAGGAGATGGCGGCCGGCGGGCTGTGGCCTCGGCGTTCGCCGTGGATCCGCGACGCCGTCGCCCGCCTCCCGCGCGACGAATTCGCGCCGGAGCGGCTGTGGGACTGGGACGGCCGCGCCTGGCAACCGGTCGACCGCGACTCGGACCCGGACCGCTGGCTTGAACTGCTGTACGGCGATCCGCACCGCGCCGCGGCCACCCAGGTGACCGAAGGACGGCCCACCTCCAGCGTCTCCGCCCAGGCCCTGGTCGTCGACATGCTCGACTCCCTCCGCCTCGAACCCGGCCGGCGCGTCCTCGAACTCGGCACCAGCCCCTCCGCCTGGAACGCCGCCCTGCTCGCCCACCGGGCCGGGCCCGGCCGGGTGACCACCGTCGAAGTCGACCCCGGCCTCGCGGCCGCCGGCGCCGCCCGCCTCAAGGCGGCGGGCCTGGACGTCGAGGCGATCGCCGGGGACGGCGGTCTCGGCCACCCGGCCGGCGCCCCGTACGACCGGGTCGTCGCCACCTACGCCGTCGAGCGGGTGCCGTGGGCCTGGATCGAGCAGACCCGCCCCGGCGGACACCTCGTCGTCCCCTGGGGCCGCCTCGGCCACGCCGCCCTCACCGTCGCCCCCGACCACACCCACGCCACCGGCTGGATGCAGGGCCTCGCCCAGTTCATGCCCGACCGCACCACCACCCCGACAGGCCCCCGCGACTTCACCGCCGTCCGCGCCCACACCCCGCCCTCCGGCCCCGAACAGCACACCACCCGCGACCCCGAACACCTGCGCACCGACTGGGGCCTGCTCTTCCACCTGCGCGTCGCCCTCCCCGAGCTGACGATCACCACCGCCGTCGACCAGGACGGCACCAGCGCCTGGATCCACGACAGCGCCGAATCCTGGACCACCCTGTCCACCACCCCCGACGGCACCTACCGCACCCAGGGCGGCCCCCGGCACCTCGCCGACCTACTGGACGACGCCTGGACACGGTGGGAACAACTCGGCCGACCGACGGGCTACGACTACGGCATGACCGTCACCCCCGACCGGCAGTGGATCTGGCACGCCGACCCCGACAACGGCCCACGCTGGCCCGACCCCACCTGA
- a CDS encoding PQQ-binding-like beta-propeller repeat protein: MPDAQAEVSRLDPGTVLCTGRSSVSVYDRNSGRRLWHDADGTQYATAPGRVYAVRADGLLHALDAATGRQLWSTAPEGTGPSTIMSADAAQVVLGSANGTLRGLDPAGRQLWKQNLYIPCAAGDRVYAFDQDRSLLALRAADGERIWRRDTPLSTTDKSTPLDQQALALIGGRLYCYHQIDLGGTRGGPLIAVDPADGGTLWSARPSTGLLNSFAVADAVTCYLDSGGLHGLDARTGRLRWQAGTDLGALSFLGAAGGMFLVGSVSQSSAGLHGFDPASGRPVWHYPVTGATGYWTGVQDSRGLYRPHRLPPARLPPARLTPGRDGHPPSAPAGARTPPRNARTGQPVGCSGKGGSVDGGASTAAHCPPESRPHRPPRSGSGPERGEDMAFPQWLRSRHSATQEEVMAVLESLELPAAVESIATAIDSARGPEAVDRSGPTSVRSVRRRLRSLAGRVTRLTAEQWYGSGVHVRAPVGNPDLWWSTAVWEQEREIRRQRIESFAAQPSYRTGNEKSKLARMLEEHARANEAHYQWHKNDVGPGAN, encoded by the coding sequence GTGCCGGACGCCCAGGCCGAAGTCTCCCGGCTCGACCCCGGGACCGTCCTGTGCACCGGCCGGTCCTCCGTCTCGGTGTACGACCGGAACAGCGGGCGGCGGTTGTGGCACGACGCCGACGGCACGCAGTACGCCACCGCGCCCGGCCGGGTGTACGCGGTGCGCGCCGACGGCCTGCTGCACGCCCTCGACGCGGCCACCGGACGGCAGCTCTGGAGCACCGCCCCGGAGGGCACCGGCCCCTCGACGATCATGTCCGCGGACGCCGCCCAGGTCGTCCTCGGCTCCGCGAACGGAACCCTCCGCGGGCTCGACCCGGCGGGACGGCAGCTGTGGAAGCAGAACCTGTACATCCCCTGCGCGGCCGGCGACCGGGTGTACGCCTTCGACCAGGACCGGTCACTGCTCGCGCTGCGGGCCGCGGACGGCGAACGGATCTGGCGCCGGGACACCCCGCTGTCCACCACCGACAAGTCGACCCCCCTGGACCAGCAGGCGCTGGCCCTGATCGGCGGCCGACTGTACTGCTACCACCAGATCGATCTCGGCGGCACCCGCGGCGGACCGCTGATCGCCGTCGACCCGGCCGACGGGGGCACCCTGTGGAGCGCCCGGCCCTCGACCGGCCTGCTGAACTCCTTCGCCGTCGCCGACGCAGTCACCTGCTACCTGGACAGCGGCGGCCTGCACGGGCTCGATGCGCGCACCGGCCGCCTCCGCTGGCAGGCCGGCACCGACCTGGGCGCCCTCAGCTTCCTCGGCGCGGCCGGCGGCATGTTCCTGGTCGGATCGGTCTCCCAGTCGTCCGCCGGACTCCACGGCTTCGACCCGGCGAGCGGCCGCCCGGTCTGGCACTACCCGGTCACCGGGGCCACCGGCTACTGGACCGGCGTCCAGGACTCCCGCGGCCTGTACCGCCCTCACCGCCTCCCGCCTGCTCGCCTTCCGCCTGCCCGGCTGACCCCCGGCCGGGACGGCCACCCGCCCTCCGCCCCGGCCGGAGCGCGGACGCCTCCGCGCAACGCACGCACCGGGCAGCCGGTCGGCTGTTCCGGCAAGGGCGGCTCGGTGGACGGCGGCGCCTCTACGGCCGCACACTGTCCACCCGAGTCCCGGCCCCACCGACCGCCCCGGTCGGGCAGCGGTCCGGAACGGGGGGAAGACATGGCATTTCCGCAGTGGCTGCGGTCTCGGCACTCCGCCACGCAGGAGGAAGTCATGGCCGTGCTGGAGTCGCTGGAACTGCCGGCCGCCGTCGAGTCGATCGCGACGGCGATCGACTCGGCCCGGGGGCCCGAGGCGGTGGACCGCAGCGGCCCCACCTCGGTGCGCAGCGTCCGCAGGAGGCTGCGGTCCCTGGCGGGACGGGTCACCCGGTTGACCGCCGAGCAGTGGTACGGCAGCGGCGTGCACGTGCGCGCGCCGGTCGGCAATCCCGACCTGTGGTGGTCGACCGCCGTCTGGGAGCAGGAGCGCGAGATCCGCCGCCAGCGCATCGAGTCGTTCGCGGCGCAGCCGTCGTACCGCACGGGCAACGAGAAGAGCAAGCTCGCCAGAATGCTGGAAGAGCACGCCAGGGCGAACGAAGCGCACTACCAATGGCACAAGAACGACGTCGGTCCCGGAGCGAATTGA
- a CDS encoding RICIN domain-containing protein, with translation MSCFPLTPTAFAAAKSPAQVAEDCADPRPTQAGDIIYWDPECYLTLKSSKQVWGEATMPDTLGSGKSPIAYGCTSSGSVSVAGTKSSSTSFSFGLDIGGKKKFGDWEASVGPKLGWSWTWSTSDTHTHTATVPQGSVGWIEVREPLIEAVVDIDARYDGNKNELVKNAVVRVPDTSRSFAWLYQSRKMTDAELRDICGQDPPATKTYDMWSAGGKAPYKNLLSGKCLAIGPTVPNGGLVVQRTCDGGAAQKWNAVKASNGYFTIRNNNGYCLTVPYNNGTPPGQNTQLMWWGCETRWDSGNQLWSVNPTRISGTYTFTNQWTGLCLAPHSSEMTKNGGRVTIRKCA, from the coding sequence ATGAGCTGCTTCCCGCTGACCCCGACGGCGTTCGCGGCGGCCAAGTCGCCCGCGCAGGTGGCCGAGGACTGCGCCGACCCGAGGCCCACGCAGGCCGGGGACATCATCTACTGGGACCCCGAGTGCTACCTCACCCTCAAAAGCAGCAAGCAAGTGTGGGGCGAGGCCACCATGCCCGACACTCTCGGCAGTGGGAAGAGCCCCATCGCCTACGGCTGCACCAGTAGCGGCAGCGTGAGCGTCGCCGGAACCAAGAGCTCCTCCACCAGCTTCTCCTTCGGCCTCGACATAGGCGGGAAGAAGAAGTTCGGTGACTGGGAGGCCTCCGTCGGGCCCAAGCTCGGTTGGAGCTGGACCTGGAGCACCAGCGACACCCACACGCACACCGCCACGGTCCCCCAGGGCAGCGTTGGCTGGATCGAGGTCAGGGAGCCGCTGATCGAGGCGGTCGTCGACATCGATGCCCGCTACGACGGCAACAAGAACGAGCTCGTCAAGAACGCGGTCGTCCGGGTGCCGGACACCAGCCGGTCCTTCGCCTGGTTGTATCAGAGCCGTAAGATGACCGACGCGGAGCTGAGGGACATCTGCGGGCAGGACCCGCCGGCCACCAAGACCTACGACATGTGGTCGGCCGGCGGCAAGGCTCCCTACAAGAACCTGCTGAGCGGCAAGTGCCTGGCCATCGGCCCCACCGTCCCCAACGGCGGGCTCGTGGTGCAGCGTACCTGCGACGGCGGGGCCGCGCAGAAATGGAACGCCGTCAAGGCGAGCAACGGCTATTTCACCATCCGCAACAACAACGGCTACTGCCTCACAGTCCCCTACAACAACGGCACCCCGCCCGGCCAGAACACCCAGCTCATGTGGTGGGGCTGCGAGACCCGCTGGGACTCGGGCAACCAGCTCTGGTCGGTCAACCCGACCAGGATCAGCGGTACCTACACCTTCACCAACCAGTGGACGGGGCTCTGTCTCGCGCCGCACTCCAGTGAGATGACCAAGAACGGCGGCCGGGTGACCATCCGCAAGTGCGCGTAG
- a CDS encoding terpene synthase family protein: protein MIPRFDFPWPSACHPHARQAEQGALAFAERHGLVPTAAYRSRLERTRYGWLAARCYPDADDVLLQLCADYFIWFFIVDDLFVDRVDTLSERTIPNLTAMIDVLDHHRPGAEPVFGEHAWLDVCTRLRAYLSDEHFQRFAHGMRMWAATAGLQIANHLGADTVDVAPYETIRRHTSGTNPCLALADAAKHGPVTPAEYHSPPVQRLVLHANNVVCWSNDVQSLKMELNQPGQYWNMAAIYAHRGLSLQQAVDLVALRVRGEIASFQSLALTLEPHASRPLRGFVDGLRHWMRGYQDWVENDTLRYADAFIAEDADDTAVRT, encoded by the coding sequence GTGATCCCCCGCTTCGACTTCCCGTGGCCGTCGGCCTGCCACCCGCACGCGCGGCAGGCGGAGCAGGGCGCGCTGGCGTTCGCGGAGCGCCACGGCCTGGTGCCGACGGCCGCGTACCGGTCCCGGTTGGAGCGGACCAGGTACGGGTGGCTGGCGGCGCGCTGCTACCCGGACGCCGACGACGTGCTGCTGCAACTGTGCGCCGACTACTTCATCTGGTTCTTCATCGTGGACGACCTGTTCGTGGACCGGGTCGACACCCTCTCCGAGCGCACCATCCCCAACCTGACCGCGATGATCGACGTCCTGGACCACCACCGCCCGGGCGCCGAGCCGGTGTTCGGCGAGCACGCCTGGCTGGACGTCTGCACCAGGCTGCGCGCGTACCTGTCCGACGAGCACTTCCAGCGCTTCGCGCACGGCATGCGGATGTGGGCCGCCACCGCCGGCCTGCAGATCGCCAACCACCTGGGGGCCGACACCGTCGACGTCGCCCCGTACGAGACGATCCGCCGGCACACCAGCGGCACCAACCCGTGCCTGGCCCTCGCCGACGCCGCCAAGCACGGCCCCGTCACGCCCGCCGAGTACCACAGCCCGCCGGTCCAGCGGCTCGTCCTGCACGCCAACAACGTGGTCTGCTGGAGCAACGACGTGCAGAGCCTGAAAATGGAACTCAACCAGCCCGGCCAGTACTGGAACATGGCCGCCATCTACGCCCACCGCGGCCTGAGCCTCCAGCAGGCCGTCGACCTGGTCGCGCTGCGCGTCCGCGGCGAGATCGCCTCCTTCCAGAGCCTCGCCCTCACCCTGGAGCCGCACGCCTCCCGCCCGCTGCGCGGCTTCGTCGACGGCCTGCGGCACTGGATGCGCGGCTACCAGGACTGGGTCGAGAACGACACCCTGCGGTACGCGGACGCCTTCATCGCCGAGGACGCCGACGACACCGCCGTCCGGACCTGA
- a CDS encoding EF-hand domain-containing protein, producing MQDEAIKRAALIFRLFDANGNGVLDAEDFTLKADRVLGAAEGSRPEAREAFADSLRNWWEVLLKGLDENGDGVISPKEFEAFVLDPALFGRAADRFADALAALGDPDGDGLIERDRFLALMTGWGFEVPNIHSLFDAFGPDAADRITVTSWADGIRDYYTPGLAGIPGDHLVAIPA from the coding sequence ATGCAGGACGAGGCAATCAAGCGCGCCGCGCTGATTTTCCGGCTGTTCGACGCCAACGGGAACGGAGTGCTCGACGCCGAGGACTTCACGCTGAAGGCCGACCGGGTGCTGGGTGCCGCCGAGGGTTCGCGGCCGGAGGCCCGGGAGGCGTTCGCCGACAGCCTGCGCAACTGGTGGGAGGTCCTGCTGAAGGGGCTCGACGAGAACGGCGACGGCGTGATCAGCCCGAAGGAGTTCGAGGCGTTCGTCCTCGACCCCGCACTCTTCGGCCGGGCCGCCGACCGCTTCGCCGACGCGCTCGCCGCACTCGGCGACCCGGACGGCGACGGCCTGATCGAGCGGGACCGCTTCCTCGCCCTGATGACCGGCTGGGGATTCGAGGTGCCCAACATCCACTCGCTGTTCGACGCCTTCGGGCCGGACGCCGCCGACCGGATCACCGTCACCTCCTGGGCCGACGGCATCCGCGACTACTACACCCCCGGCCTGGCCGGCATCCCCGGCGACCACCTGGTCGCGATCCCGGCCTGA
- a CDS encoding methyltransferase domain-containing protein, whose translation MECLAGTFDPVSAENLLALGLDARWTALDVGAGSGSLSAWLASVAASPDQVTAVDRDTRFLTPLAAEGVRVVEADITDPAFHPGRYDLVHARFVLMHLRDRDEVLRRLASWVKPGGLLVLSDALAAGGETSPHEAYRRTITAYWRMLAETIGSDRHCVAQYPRALTELGLRDIGLHTHLPVVGLHDAFSRFLALTLDQSRGRLLGAGLPEAAYDEAVKHLNDPSAREVFFAMATCWGRTPVLP comes from the coding sequence CTGGAGTGCCTGGCCGGCACGTTCGACCCGGTCAGCGCCGAGAACCTGCTCGCCCTGGGGCTCGACGCCCGGTGGACCGCCCTGGACGTGGGCGCGGGCTCCGGCTCGCTGAGCGCCTGGCTCGCCTCCGTCGCCGCGTCGCCGGATCAGGTCACGGCCGTCGACCGCGACACCCGCTTCCTCACCCCTCTCGCGGCCGAGGGCGTGCGGGTCGTCGAGGCGGACATCACCGACCCCGCCTTCCACCCGGGCCGGTACGACCTCGTGCACGCCCGGTTCGTCCTGATGCACCTGCGGGACCGCGACGAGGTGCTGCGCCGCCTGGCCTCCTGGGTGAAACCCGGCGGGCTGCTGGTGCTCTCCGACGCGCTCGCGGCCGGCGGCGAGACCTCCCCCCACGAGGCGTACCGGCGGACGATCACCGCCTACTGGCGGATGCTCGCCGAGACGATCGGCAGCGACCGGCACTGCGTCGCCCAGTACCCCCGAGCGCTGACCGAACTCGGGCTGCGGGACATCGGCCTGCACACCCACCTGCCGGTCGTGGGCCTGCACGACGCCTTCAGCCGCTTCCTCGCGCTGACCCTGGACCAGAGCAGGGGCCGCCTCCTCGGGGCGGGGCTGCCCGAGGCCGCCTACGACGAGGCGGTCAAGCACCTGAACGACCCCTCGGCCCGGGAGGTGTTCTTCGCCATGGCGACCTGCTGGGGCCGGACGCCGGTCCTGCCCTGA
- a CDS encoding alpha-hydroxy-acid oxidizing protein, translating to MGRVVRPGPLPSGGPLPVRTRGTGRRRTEDDVPRGVRPRRRLGWPGADRRGRRGGVRTLGADPPDPARRPGSRPLGHGPRPYSAASTPLEDVARAAPAGRRWFQSAWPGDEKPARSLLGGARRADRTAVVPRGDCHVAGRRPANSATASPPSPAPTARVWAATSPTALSRTRRPGRHPRRRPGRGGPGRTGLPARRRRGRPRPSLIPPPYEGSECERLRAPGRPESRSGERRIVPAAPSDSGCRFPAFRDRAAIERGPEIFLPGERGRNSFRRPTDRPVGPGRGADGNHPAHDTGHRSRRREPPSPRHSKPSATGTGSSPPPTATRTNGWSAWPARSTRSAPRTCSPWGSTPGGPPWTWARAPAR from the coding sequence GTGGGCCGGGTAGTCCGGCCGGGCCCGCTGCCGAGCGGCGGCCCCCTTCCCGTTCGCACCCGAGGAACTGGCCGACGCCGCACGGAAGATGATGTCCCGCGAGGCGTCCGCCCACGTCGCCGGCTGGGCTGGCCGGGAGCGGACCGTCGCGGCCGACGAGGCGGTGTCCGCACGCTGGGGGCTGACCCACCGGACCCTGCGCGACGGCCGGGCAGCCGACCCCTCGGCCACGGTCCTCGGCCGTACTCCGCCGCCTCCACCCCGCTCGAGGACGTCGCGCGGGCGGCCCCCGCCGGGCGGCGCTGGTTCCAGTCCGCCTGGCCCGGCGACGAGAAACCGGCCCGCTCCCTGCTGGGAGGTGCTCGGCGGGCCGACCGCACCGCCGTCGTGCCGCGGGGCGACTGCCACGTCGCCGGTCGGCGCCCCGCGAACTCGGCCACGGCTTCTCCCCCTTCACCCGCGCCCACGGCCAGGGTCTGGGCGGCTACCTCGCCGACCGCGCTCTCGCGAACTCGCCGGCCTGGCCGCCACCCCCGTCGGCGACCCGGCCGAGGCGGGCCCGGCCGCACCGGACTGCCCGCCCGGCGTCGTCGAGGCCGCCCGCGTCCGAGCCTGATCCCGCCGCCGTACGAGGGCTCGGAATGCGAACGGCTTCGAGCGCCTGGCCGACCCGAATCCCGTTCGGGTGAAAGGCGTATCGTTCCTGCTGCTCCTTCGGATTCCGGTTGTAGGTTTCCTGCGTTCCGGGACCGTGCGGCAATCGAACGCGGCCCGGAAATTTTTCTGCCCGGGGAGAGGGGGCGGAATTCCTTCCGTCGACCGACCGACCGACCAGTCGGGCCCGGGCGAGGGGCGGACGGGAACCACCCCGCCCACGACACGGGACACCGCTCCCGAAGGAGAGAACCGCCATCACCACGACATTCGAAACCGAGCGCTACGGGGACAGGCTCTTCGCCGCCTCCCACCGCGACGAGAACGAACGGCTGGAGTGCCTGGCCGGCACGTTCGACCCGGTCAGCGCCGAGAACCTGCTCGCCCTGGGGCTCGACGCCCGGTGGACCGCCCTGGACGTGGGCGCGGGCTCCGGCTCGCTGA